In one Perca fluviatilis chromosome 7, GENO_Pfluv_1.0, whole genome shotgun sequence genomic region, the following are encoded:
- the ggctb gene encoding gamma-glutamylcyclotransferase b, which produces MLPHLQTLHSPPPSLLPSSQPLLFSNFLLAEAADGMENRHTFLYFAYGSNLLKERLQLKNPSAMVHCVARLMDYRLVFGNYKGLASDRWHGGVATIEHSPGDEVWGVVWRMSMSDLESLDSQENVTLGAYSPVELSVKTKGQELNCRTYIMNSCVYAPPSPQYLQVIVMGAEQNGLPKDYQERLRAIKTNMYEGPLPMMAELERARRRAKERDNHCSDA; this is translated from the exons ATGCTCCCTCACCTCCAAACACTCCACTCTCCACCTCCGTCATTGTTGCCTTCCTCTCAGCCCCTCTTGTTCTCTAACTTCCTCCTGGCAGAAGCTGCTGACGGCATGGAGAATAGGCACACCTTCCTGTACTTTGCATACGGCAGCAACCTGCTGAAGGAGCGGCTGCAGCTGAAGAATCCCTCCGCCATGGTGCACTGTGTGGCCCGGCTCATG gACTATAGATTGGTGTTTGGGAACTATAAAGGCCTGGCCAGTGACCGGTGGCATGGAGGTGTGGCCACCATCGAGCACAGCCCAGGGGACGAGGTGTGGGGCGTGGTGTGGAGGATGAGCATGTCTGACCTGGAGTCTCTGGACAG TCAGGAGAATGTGACGTTAGGTGCGTACAGTCCTGTGGAGCTCTCAGTGAAGACAAAAGGCCAGGAGCTCAACTGTCGTACGTACATAATGAACAGCTGTGTGTACGCCCCACCCTCGCCCCAGTACCTGCAG GTGATTGTAATGGGAGCGGAGCAGAACGGTTTGCCAAAGGACTACCAGGAGAGGCTGAGAGCCATCAAGACCAACATGTACGAGGGCCCTCTGCCCATGATGGCTGAACTGGAGCGAGCCAGAAGGAGAGCCAAAGAGAGGGATAACCACTGTTCCGATGCCTGA